In one Hypomesus transpacificus isolate Combined female chromosome 18, fHypTra1, whole genome shotgun sequence genomic region, the following are encoded:
- the dnmt3ba gene encoding DNA (cytosine-5-)-methyltransferase 3 beta, duplicate a isoform X1, with the protein MATNATATPDGSVEKFNRWHLLTWLNKSLETKFTHIEQLCSGACYCQLMDCLFPGSIDLSNVKFQALQQEDYIYNLNLLQESFKKTGIDKTIPVEALIKPEFKTNLSFLRWFKGFFVEKQSDLVYNALEARQGQDIPIPITTLQVLRRNASAPHSPSQHGTVDKLVKVDTDTDEDTVIRGRKGITYDDQWKETYDWVEKSSLGEIYAYCTVCDRNLNIFHTGFLDLKRHQQTKKHNGNTLRAKSGNLKSEGDRGSGLNDTPPCSETTLQFIQGHCSSVPSKQTMNQFARNVLGLQYPKDIVTICQQTPYCIYTYGRVALRETSTASVVLAGFFDVKTARHRIRLLDVLQPSHDDAEDKTASALVETLKRFELLTTNLAAVYIDSSNAASEQICSQLRELNPNVVDLSGLYMVANTACQAGVMELPSQAQELIVDIHTHYSSCSTQNVNLKELVATISSMNAPTLPLTMGCLNFCDLVRKITGMWTDLISYFSSCGEDNKKAMLICTQLQDPKLRATFIFLDKVMEPLQTFQTLLHSHRGSARADLGHILQEASSLLSSYTSSFLNPQATVRFLKERDTELLKTKKFQLPEAEVNMGGSAVIDFLHNSEAGELLPSLQKEAVLFYTALTAKLAEGLPLSNGILTSIAQLLNPKSRLKVTGKAVGELGSKLGLCASPKEVAQLTSEFLEYQLAGEGEKGEEENGCDKGVQNGFTTITLEQHWSTVLKAVGSNTIFRKLVLTLLAFPCPPLEAKNVFVQAMETGESARLSESDDIKESEAEVDVTTDSDCTTLQSPTIRSKKKKASSTMSAVNGLNWTMKPCSVRLERTVRPKNGPDGVFVEDDIIWTNSVQEGTIRGIYGWESSLRQRPQARTMFQAGASTWVEPECLDKNSRKALDSQESEKSESPTSTPGHKTRRKANYYQDGKGFLSGELVWGKVKGFSWWPGLVGPWKSKATSSGMRRVEWFGDGMFSEIYTERLLPFAAFAKCFCNDSYTGLPAYKDAIYQILELAGERCKKSFDLSSGNKEDEAKGMLEWAFGGFLPSGPDGFLPPDNSVAKAESSSDSPLSDYQPPAKRKYVQKTKVHVMQTNSSREEMADEVSTKGKKIEDFCLSCGSSIVEICHPLFEGSLCLKCKDNFIETLYRYDEDGYQSYCTVCCAGLEVILCGNASCCRCFCKDCLNILVGPETFDKLKDVDPWSCYMCLPSQCNGLLKLRPDWSVRVQEFFVNNSALAFEPHRVYPSIPTHQRRPIKVLSLFDGIATAGYLVLKDLGFKIERYVASEICEDSITVGMIKHEGKIEYVNDVRTITRKHLAEWGPFDLLIGGSPCNDLSMVNPLRKGLFEGTGRLFFEFYRMLTMMRPKDDDDRPFFWLFENVVAMSAIDKADICRFLECNPILIDAVKVSPAHRARYFWGNLPGMNRPLATSLDDKVELQDCLETGRTAKFNKVRTITTKSNSIRQGKMGPLPVIMNNKEDYLWCTEMERIFGFPKHYTDVNNMGRAQRQRVLGRSWSVPVIRHLFAPLKDYFLCE; encoded by the exons ATGGCAACAAATGCGACTGCAACCCCAGACGGTTCTGTTGAGAAATTTAACCGCTGGCACCTGTTGACCTGGCTTAACAAGTCCCTGGAAACCAAATTTACCCACATTGAGCAGTTATGCTCAG gtgcgtgTTACTGTCAGCTTATGGACTGTCTCTTCCCTGGATCAATCGACTTGAGCAATGTGAAGTTCCAAGCCTTGCAACAGGAAGACTACATCTACAACTTAAATCTCCTCCAAGAAAGCTTCAAAAAAACTGGCATTGATAAA ACAATTCCAGTGGAGGCGCTGATAAAACCAGAGTTCAAGACGAACTTGTCCTTCCTGAGGTGGTTCAAAGGGTTTTTTGTTGAAAAACAGTCAGATCTGGTGTATAATGCTCTGGAAGCCCGGCAAGGCCAGGACATCCCCATCCCCATAACAACTCTACAAGTCCTTCGTAGGAATGCATCAGCCCCCCACAGCCCCAGTCAGCATGGTACAGTGGACAAGCTTGTCAAGGTTGATACTGACACTGATGAAGATACTGTTATAAGAGGTAGGAAAGGCATCACATATGATGACCAGTGGAAGGAGACCTACGACTGGGTGGAGAAGAGCTCCCTTGGAGAGATCTACGCCTATTGcactgtgtgtgacaggaaccTCAACATTTTCCACACTGGCTTTTTAGACCTTAAACGGCACCAGCAAACCAAGAAGCACAACGGGAACACCCTTCGCGCCAAATCAGGTAACCTGAAgtcagagggagatagaggcaGTGGGCTGAATGACACTCCACCATGTAGTGAAACCACCCTCCAGTTCATCCAGGGGCACTGCAGCTCTGTACCCTCAAAGCAGACGATGAACCAATTTGCCCGCAATGTCTTGGGATTGCAGTACCCCAAGGACATTGTAACTATCTGTCAGCAGACTCCTTACTGTATTTACACGTATGGAAGAGTGGCCCTGAGGGAGACAAGCACGGCTTCTGTGGTTCTCGCCGGGTTTTTTGATGTGAAGACAGCGAGGCACCGTATCAGGCTTCTGGATGTTCTACAGCCATCACATGACGATGCAGAGGACAAAACAGCTTCAGCTCTGGTTGAGACTTTGAAGAGATTTGAGCTTCTGACAACTAACCTCGCTGCGGTGTATATAGACAGTAGCAATGCAGCATCAGAGCAGATCTGCAGTCAGCTCAGGGAACTTAACCCCAATGTAGTGGACTTAAGTGGGCTTTACATGGTGGCCAATACTGCTTGTCAAGCTGGGGTCATGGAGCTCCCCAGTCAGGCCCAGGAGCTGATAGTAGACATCCACACTCACTACTCATCCTGTTCCACCCAAAATGTTAATCTAAAAGAACTTGTTGCCACTATTAGCAGTATGAATGCGCCTACCCTACCCCTTACCATGGGCTGCCTTAACTTTTGTGATCTTGTCAGGAAAATCACAGGGATGTGGACAGATCTAATTTCCTACTTCAGCTCCTGTGGAGAGGACAATAAAAAGGCCATGCTGATCTGCACCCAGCTCCAGGATCCCAAACTCAGGGCTACTTTCATCTTCCTTGACAAGGTCAtggagcccctccagaccttcCAAACACTCCTCCACAGCCACAGGGGTTCAGCACGAGCCGACCTGGGGCACATCCTCCAGGAGGCCAGTAGCCTGCTGAGCTCTTACACCTCCAGTTTCCTCAATCCTCAGGCTACGGTGCGCTTCCTAAAGGAACGAGACACTGAGCTCCTCAAGACCAAGAAGTTTCAGCTGCCAGAGGCAGAAGTCAACATGGGAGGGTCTGCAGTTATAGACTTTCTCCATAATTCAGAGGCAGGGGAACTCCTGCCGTCATTGCAAAAAGAAGCTGTGTTGTTTTACACAGCACTTACAGCCAAATTAGCTGAGGGCTTACCTCTTAGTAATGGAATCCTGACAAGCATTGCCCAGCTGCTTAACCCCAAGAGCAGGTTGAAAGTAACAGGAAAGGCAGTGGGAGAGCTAGGCTCCAAACTAGGGCTCTGTGCCTCTCCCAAAGAGGTAGCCCAGCTCACCAGTGAGTTCCTCGAGTACCAGCTAGCTGGggaaggggagaaaggagaggaagagaatggcTGTGATAAAGGTGTCCAGAATGGCTTCACCACTATCACACTTGAGCAACATTGGAGCACTGTGCTGAAGGCCGTAGGGTCCAACACCATTTTCAGAAAACTGGTGTTGACCCTTCTAGCCTTCCCCTGTCCACCGCTTGAAGCTAAGAATGTCTTTGTTCAG GCCATGGAAACTGGGGAATCTGCTAGGTTGTCTGAGAGTGACGACATAAAAGAGAGTGAGGCAGAAGTTGATGTCACCACTGACTCAGACTGCACTACCCTGCAGTCCCCTACCATTAGAtcaaaaaagaagaaagccAGCAGCACCATGTCAG CAGTGAATGGCCTTAATTGGACAATGAAGCCATGCTCAGTGCGACTGGAGAGGACTGTCA GACCAAAGAATGGTCCGGATGGTGTCTTTGTAGAGGATGACATCATTTGGACAAACTCTGTACAAGAG GGCACGATTAGAGGCATTTATGGCTGGGAAAGCAGCTTGCGCCAGAGGCCACAGGCACGTACAATGTTTCAGGCTGGAGCTAGCACCTGGGTCGAGCCTGAGTGTCTTGATAAAAACAGCAGAAAGGCCCTGGATTCCCAGGAGTCG GAGAAAAGTGAAAGTCCCACAAGCACTCCAGGCCACAAGACCAGGAGGAAGGCAAATTACTACCAG GATGGAAAGGGGTTCCTCTCTGGAGAGCTGGTGTGGGGGAAGGTGAAGGGCTTCTCTTGGTGGCCTGGTCTAGTTGGGCCCTGGAAGTCTAAAGCAACTTCTTCAGGCATGCGGAGGGTTGAATGGTTTGGAGATGGAATGTTTTCTGAG ATATACACAGAGAGGCTTTTGCCGTTTGCTGCTTTTGCCAAGTGCTTCTGTAACGATTCATATACCGGCTTGCCTGCCTACAAGGATGCCATTTATCAGATCCTAGAG TTAGCAGGAGAGAGGTGTAAGAAATCCTTTGACTTATCGTCTGGGAATAAGGAAGATGAGGCGAAGGGGATGCTGGAATGGGCCTTTGGAGGATTCCTTCCCTCTGGACCTGATGGATTTTTGCCCCCTGACA ATTCTGTTGCCAAGGCGGAATCCTCTTCAGACTCCCCTCTGTCAGACTACCAGCCCCCTGCAAAGAGGAAGTATGTTCAAAAGACCAAAGTCCATGTGATGCAGACCAACAGCAGCAGAG AGGAAATGGCGGATGAGGTTTCAACGAAAGGGAAGAAAATTGAGG ATTTCTGTTTGTCATGTGGGTCATCTATTGTTGAGATCTGCCACCCATTGTTTGAAGGTAGTCTGTGTCTGAAGTGCAAG GACAACTTCATTGAAACCCTGTATCGGTATGATGAGGATGGTTACCAGTCCTATTGCACAGTGTGTTGTGCAGGACTAGAGGTTATCTTGTGTGGCAATGCCAGCTGCTGCAG ATGTTTTTGTAAGGACTGTTTGAATATATTAGTCGGACCAGAGACCTTCGACAAACTGAAAGATGTGGATCCCTGGAGCTGTTACATGTGTCTGCCCTCTCAGTGCAATGGTTTACTCAAGCTCCGTCCTGACTGGAGTGTGCGAGTGCAGGAGTTCTTTGTTAACAACAGCGCATTGGCATTT GAGCCTCATAGAGTTtacccctccatccccacccaTCAACGCAGACCAATCAAGGTGCTGTCCCTCTTCGATGGCATTGCCACAG CAGGGTATCTTGTGCTTAAAGACCTGGGTTTCAAGATTGAGCGTTATGTTGCCTCAGAAATCTGTGAAGATTCCATCACTGTGGGCATGATCAAGCATGAGGGGAAGATAGAATATGTGAATGATGTACGCACGATCACGAGGAAACAT CTGGCTGAATGGGGTCCCTTTGACCTGCTAATTGGAGGAAGCCCATGCAATGATCTATCAATGGTCAATCCTTTACGCAAGGGATTATTTG AAGGAACTGGAAGACTGTTCTTTGAGTTTTACAGAATGTTGACAATGATGAGGCccaaggatgatgatgatcgTCCTTTCTTCTGGCTTTTTGAGAATGTGGTTGCCATGAGTGCAATCGACAAGGCTGACATATGTCGCTTCCTTGAG TGTAATCCCATCCTCATTGATGC
- the dnmt3ba gene encoding DNA (cytosine-5-)-methyltransferase 3 beta, duplicate a isoform X2, producing the protein MATNATATPDGSVEKFNRWHLLTWLNKSLETKFTHIEQLCSGACYCQLMDCLFPGSIDLSNVKFQALQQEDYIYNLNLLQESFKKTGIDKTIPVEALIKPEFKTNLSFLRWFKGFFVEKQSDLVYNALEARQGQDIPIPITTLQVLRRNASAPHSPSQHGTVDKLVKVDTDTDEDTVIRGRKGITYDDQWKETYDWVEKSSLGEIYAYCTVCDRNLNIFHTGFLDLKRHQQTKKHNGNTLRAKSGNLKSEGDRGSGLNDTPPCSETTLQFIQGHCSSVPSKQTMNQFARNVLGLQYPKDIVTICQQTPYCIYTYGRVALRETSTASVVLAGFFDVKTARHRIRLLDVLQPSHDDAEDKTASALVETLKRFELLTTNLAAVYIDSSNAASEQICSQLRELNPNVVDLSGLYMVANTACQAGVMELPSQAQELIVDIHTHYSSCSTQNVNLKELVATISSMNAPTLPLTMGCLNFCDLVRKITGMWTDLISYFSSCGEDNKKAMLICTQLQDPKLRATFIFLDKVMEPLQTFQTLLHSHRGSARADLGHILQEASSLLSSYTSSFLNPQATVRFLKERDTELLKTKKFQLPEAEVNMGGSAVIDFLHNSEAGELLPSLQKEAVLFYTALTAKLAEGLPLSNGILTSIAQLLNPKSRLKVTGKAVGELGSKLGLCASPKEVAQLTSEFLEYQLAGEGEKGEEENGCDKGVQNGFTTITLEQHWSTVLKAVGSNTIFRKLVLTLLAFPCPPLEAKNVFVQAMETGESARLSESDDIKESEAEVDVTTDSDCTTLQSPTIRSKKKKASSTMSAVNGLNWTMKPCSVRLERTVRPKNGPDGVFVEDDIIWTNSVQEGTIRGIYGWESSLRQRPQARTMFQAGASTWVEPECLDKNSRKALDSQESEKSESPTSTPGHKTRRKANYYQDGKGFLSGELVWGKVKGFSWWPGLVGPWKSKATSSGMRRVEWFGDGMFSEIYTERLLPFAAFAKCFCNDSYTGLPAYKDAIYQILELAGERCKKSFDLSSGNKEDEAKGMLEWAFGGFLPSGPDGFLPPDNSVAKAESSSDSPLSDYQPPAKRKYVQKTKVHVMQTNSSREEMADEVSTKGKKIEDFCLSCGSSIVEICHPLFEGSLCLKCKDNFIETLYRYDEDGYQSYCTVCCAGLEVILCGNASCCRCFCKDCLNILVGPETFDKLKDVDPWSCYMCLPSQCNGLLKLRPDWSVRVQEFFVNNSALAFEPHRVYPSIPTHQRRPIKVLSLFDGIATGYLVLKDLGFKIERYVASEICEDSITVGMIKHEGKIEYVNDVRTITRKHLAEWGPFDLLIGGSPCNDLSMVNPLRKGLFEGTGRLFFEFYRMLTMMRPKDDDDRPFFWLFENVVAMSAIDKADICRFLECNPILIDAVKVSPAHRARYFWGNLPGMNRPLATSLDDKVELQDCLETGRTAKFNKVRTITTKSNSIRQGKMGPLPVIMNNKEDYLWCTEMERIFGFPKHYTDVNNMGRAQRQRVLGRSWSVPVIRHLFAPLKDYFLCE; encoded by the exons ATGGCAACAAATGCGACTGCAACCCCAGACGGTTCTGTTGAGAAATTTAACCGCTGGCACCTGTTGACCTGGCTTAACAAGTCCCTGGAAACCAAATTTACCCACATTGAGCAGTTATGCTCAG gtgcgtgTTACTGTCAGCTTATGGACTGTCTCTTCCCTGGATCAATCGACTTGAGCAATGTGAAGTTCCAAGCCTTGCAACAGGAAGACTACATCTACAACTTAAATCTCCTCCAAGAAAGCTTCAAAAAAACTGGCATTGATAAA ACAATTCCAGTGGAGGCGCTGATAAAACCAGAGTTCAAGACGAACTTGTCCTTCCTGAGGTGGTTCAAAGGGTTTTTTGTTGAAAAACAGTCAGATCTGGTGTATAATGCTCTGGAAGCCCGGCAAGGCCAGGACATCCCCATCCCCATAACAACTCTACAAGTCCTTCGTAGGAATGCATCAGCCCCCCACAGCCCCAGTCAGCATGGTACAGTGGACAAGCTTGTCAAGGTTGATACTGACACTGATGAAGATACTGTTATAAGAGGTAGGAAAGGCATCACATATGATGACCAGTGGAAGGAGACCTACGACTGGGTGGAGAAGAGCTCCCTTGGAGAGATCTACGCCTATTGcactgtgtgtgacaggaaccTCAACATTTTCCACACTGGCTTTTTAGACCTTAAACGGCACCAGCAAACCAAGAAGCACAACGGGAACACCCTTCGCGCCAAATCAGGTAACCTGAAgtcagagggagatagaggcaGTGGGCTGAATGACACTCCACCATGTAGTGAAACCACCCTCCAGTTCATCCAGGGGCACTGCAGCTCTGTACCCTCAAAGCAGACGATGAACCAATTTGCCCGCAATGTCTTGGGATTGCAGTACCCCAAGGACATTGTAACTATCTGTCAGCAGACTCCTTACTGTATTTACACGTATGGAAGAGTGGCCCTGAGGGAGACAAGCACGGCTTCTGTGGTTCTCGCCGGGTTTTTTGATGTGAAGACAGCGAGGCACCGTATCAGGCTTCTGGATGTTCTACAGCCATCACATGACGATGCAGAGGACAAAACAGCTTCAGCTCTGGTTGAGACTTTGAAGAGATTTGAGCTTCTGACAACTAACCTCGCTGCGGTGTATATAGACAGTAGCAATGCAGCATCAGAGCAGATCTGCAGTCAGCTCAGGGAACTTAACCCCAATGTAGTGGACTTAAGTGGGCTTTACATGGTGGCCAATACTGCTTGTCAAGCTGGGGTCATGGAGCTCCCCAGTCAGGCCCAGGAGCTGATAGTAGACATCCACACTCACTACTCATCCTGTTCCACCCAAAATGTTAATCTAAAAGAACTTGTTGCCACTATTAGCAGTATGAATGCGCCTACCCTACCCCTTACCATGGGCTGCCTTAACTTTTGTGATCTTGTCAGGAAAATCACAGGGATGTGGACAGATCTAATTTCCTACTTCAGCTCCTGTGGAGAGGACAATAAAAAGGCCATGCTGATCTGCACCCAGCTCCAGGATCCCAAACTCAGGGCTACTTTCATCTTCCTTGACAAGGTCAtggagcccctccagaccttcCAAACACTCCTCCACAGCCACAGGGGTTCAGCACGAGCCGACCTGGGGCACATCCTCCAGGAGGCCAGTAGCCTGCTGAGCTCTTACACCTCCAGTTTCCTCAATCCTCAGGCTACGGTGCGCTTCCTAAAGGAACGAGACACTGAGCTCCTCAAGACCAAGAAGTTTCAGCTGCCAGAGGCAGAAGTCAACATGGGAGGGTCTGCAGTTATAGACTTTCTCCATAATTCAGAGGCAGGGGAACTCCTGCCGTCATTGCAAAAAGAAGCTGTGTTGTTTTACACAGCACTTACAGCCAAATTAGCTGAGGGCTTACCTCTTAGTAATGGAATCCTGACAAGCATTGCCCAGCTGCTTAACCCCAAGAGCAGGTTGAAAGTAACAGGAAAGGCAGTGGGAGAGCTAGGCTCCAAACTAGGGCTCTGTGCCTCTCCCAAAGAGGTAGCCCAGCTCACCAGTGAGTTCCTCGAGTACCAGCTAGCTGGggaaggggagaaaggagaggaagagaatggcTGTGATAAAGGTGTCCAGAATGGCTTCACCACTATCACACTTGAGCAACATTGGAGCACTGTGCTGAAGGCCGTAGGGTCCAACACCATTTTCAGAAAACTGGTGTTGACCCTTCTAGCCTTCCCCTGTCCACCGCTTGAAGCTAAGAATGTCTTTGTTCAG GCCATGGAAACTGGGGAATCTGCTAGGTTGTCTGAGAGTGACGACATAAAAGAGAGTGAGGCAGAAGTTGATGTCACCACTGACTCAGACTGCACTACCCTGCAGTCCCCTACCATTAGAtcaaaaaagaagaaagccAGCAGCACCATGTCAG CAGTGAATGGCCTTAATTGGACAATGAAGCCATGCTCAGTGCGACTGGAGAGGACTGTCA GACCAAAGAATGGTCCGGATGGTGTCTTTGTAGAGGATGACATCATTTGGACAAACTCTGTACAAGAG GGCACGATTAGAGGCATTTATGGCTGGGAAAGCAGCTTGCGCCAGAGGCCACAGGCACGTACAATGTTTCAGGCTGGAGCTAGCACCTGGGTCGAGCCTGAGTGTCTTGATAAAAACAGCAGAAAGGCCCTGGATTCCCAGGAGTCG GAGAAAAGTGAAAGTCCCACAAGCACTCCAGGCCACAAGACCAGGAGGAAGGCAAATTACTACCAG GATGGAAAGGGGTTCCTCTCTGGAGAGCTGGTGTGGGGGAAGGTGAAGGGCTTCTCTTGGTGGCCTGGTCTAGTTGGGCCCTGGAAGTCTAAAGCAACTTCTTCAGGCATGCGGAGGGTTGAATGGTTTGGAGATGGAATGTTTTCTGAG ATATACACAGAGAGGCTTTTGCCGTTTGCTGCTTTTGCCAAGTGCTTCTGTAACGATTCATATACCGGCTTGCCTGCCTACAAGGATGCCATTTATCAGATCCTAGAG TTAGCAGGAGAGAGGTGTAAGAAATCCTTTGACTTATCGTCTGGGAATAAGGAAGATGAGGCGAAGGGGATGCTGGAATGGGCCTTTGGAGGATTCCTTCCCTCTGGACCTGATGGATTTTTGCCCCCTGACA ATTCTGTTGCCAAGGCGGAATCCTCTTCAGACTCCCCTCTGTCAGACTACCAGCCCCCTGCAAAGAGGAAGTATGTTCAAAAGACCAAAGTCCATGTGATGCAGACCAACAGCAGCAGAG AGGAAATGGCGGATGAGGTTTCAACGAAAGGGAAGAAAATTGAGG ATTTCTGTTTGTCATGTGGGTCATCTATTGTTGAGATCTGCCACCCATTGTTTGAAGGTAGTCTGTGTCTGAAGTGCAAG GACAACTTCATTGAAACCCTGTATCGGTATGATGAGGATGGTTACCAGTCCTATTGCACAGTGTGTTGTGCAGGACTAGAGGTTATCTTGTGTGGCAATGCCAGCTGCTGCAG ATGTTTTTGTAAGGACTGTTTGAATATATTAGTCGGACCAGAGACCTTCGACAAACTGAAAGATGTGGATCCCTGGAGCTGTTACATGTGTCTGCCCTCTCAGTGCAATGGTTTACTCAAGCTCCGTCCTGACTGGAGTGTGCGAGTGCAGGAGTTCTTTGTTAACAACAGCGCATTGGCATTT GAGCCTCATAGAGTTtacccctccatccccacccaTCAACGCAGACCAATCAAGGTGCTGTCCCTCTTCGATGGCATTGCCACAG GGTATCTTGTGCTTAAAGACCTGGGTTTCAAGATTGAGCGTTATGTTGCCTCAGAAATCTGTGAAGATTCCATCACTGTGGGCATGATCAAGCATGAGGGGAAGATAGAATATGTGAATGATGTACGCACGATCACGAGGAAACAT CTGGCTGAATGGGGTCCCTTTGACCTGCTAATTGGAGGAAGCCCATGCAATGATCTATCAATGGTCAATCCTTTACGCAAGGGATTATTTG AAGGAACTGGAAGACTGTTCTTTGAGTTTTACAGAATGTTGACAATGATGAGGCccaaggatgatgatgatcgTCCTTTCTTCTGGCTTTTTGAGAATGTGGTTGCCATGAGTGCAATCGACAAGGCTGACATATGTCGCTTCCTTGAG TGTAATCCCATCCTCATTGATGC